A single Oryza brachyantha chromosome 8, ObraRS2, whole genome shotgun sequence DNA region contains:
- the LOC102706311 gene encoding uncharacterized protein LOC102706311, which translates to MGTFLGHFVPGLAFAILGMWHALNTVKTYKLKGSSGFRAAAWFPFPSPLPGLKHLELYLLLSFSVLAIVDQLVDLPLLSFSIQPDALEHATMYLHLALYASVALAADAVASSHHGAQLGEVVAALAASVFGQELFLLRFHSADHAGLEGHYHWLLQLVVTASFVSTSATVVLPRSFAVAVVRSASVLFQGLWFIVMGFALWVPALVPRGCHGVTSDGDAMRSAVACPTDEAARRAVVMANLQFSWVLAAVWVVTAYLCLRVGESRSMEYRQLQAPSSSDVGALAGDGDATQKRVFPVSDNV; encoded by the coding sequence ATGGGGACATTCCTAGGGCACTTCGTCCCAGGCCTTGCCTTCGCCATCCTCGGCATGTGGCACGCGCTGAACACCGTGAAGACCTACAAGCTCAAGGGCTCCTCCGgcttccgcgccgccgcgtggtTCCCCTTCCCGTCGCCGTTGCCCGGCCTGAAGCACCTGGAGCTCTACCTCTTGCTCTCCTTCTCCGTGCTCGCCATCGTCGACCAGCTCGTCGACTTACCGCTGCTCTCGTTCTCGATCCAGCCCGACGCGCTCGAGCACGCCACCATGTACCTCCACCTCGCCCTGTACGCGTCCGTGGCGCTCgcggccgacgccgtcgcgtCCTCCCACCACGGCGCGCAGCTCGGGGAGGTGGTCGCGGCGCTCGCCGCGTCGGTGTTCGGCCAGGAGCTGTTCCTGCTCCGGTTCCACTCCGCCGACCACGCCGGCCTCGAGGGGCACTACCACTGGCTGCTGCAGCTCGTGGTCACCGCCTCCTTCGTGTCCACCTCCGCCACCGTCGTCCTGCCGAGGAGCTTCGCCGTCGCGGTGGTGCGGTCGGCGTCGGTGCTGTTCCAGGGCCTGTGGTTCATCGTCATGGGCTTCGCGCTGTGGGTCCCCGCGCTCGTGCCGAGAGGCTGCCACGGCgtgacgtccgacggcgacgccatGCGGAGCGCCGTGGCGTGCCCGACGGACGAGGCGGCGCGAAGGGCGGTGGTGATGGCGAACCTGCAGTTCAGCTGGGTGCTCGCCGCGGTGTGGGTCGTGACGGCCTACCTGTGCCTCAGGGTGGGGGAGTCCCGGAGCATGGAGTACAGGCAGCTTCAGGCGCCT